TGTTTTTCAATGTTGATGTCCTAAATTAGATTGGTATCTACTAACCAACCCAACAACATAGTAGATATAATTTCACTAGCACAAAGGATTTTTCCCATTTGCTCCATTTTTTGTAAATCAGTCAATTCCCATACTTGGTTTGATTTCATAGAATGTATCTCTTTCCCTATTGCCTTAATCCACCATTCATCCTTAGCAAGGCGCGTAAAGGATGTACTTATTTTCTAATCACCGCTTTCTTTAAACTTATGGAGTAACTATAAAAGCTTCCCCTTCGATTTCAAAATGACGATGAGAAACATATGTATGACTCGATCGTTGtgattgaaatttgaaattgatgaATTGACTTATCAATGTTTATGTTGCTCCCATTGGGAACAGCAATATTAGATGGATTTACTACAAATGGTATTTTAGTGTCAATAGGAACCAATTCCTGAACTAGTGTTCCCACTCGGAAAAGAATCCATTTCATGTTGTAAAGCGAAAGTAGTCTGGTCCATAATTTCATATAAAGATAGATCTTGACATATCTCGCCCTATCAAGAAAATTCATTCTTTAAGAATATGAATCTCATGATTCAAATTTAGTTATCATGTCACTATCCTTTTCACTCATAAATACATGTCCTTTTGATTATTTTTAGTATCTTATAGGGATACACTTCCTTCCACTTGGACCAAAATTTCCATACTTATGAATAGGATTGTGAACCAAAACAACACACCCTTAAGGTTTTTATAACACTTAAGTTAGGTTTTCTATGAGTCCATACCCATATGGAGTTATAGTAACTGATTTAGATGAAACTTAGTTAAGGACAAATGTAGTGGTAAACAATTTATTGTCCCAATATGTAATATACAAATTAAGAGTCTCTTACTCTTTCAGGACATatggaattttcacatttatatataaatataatctaATATGAGACAAtatgtaataaattttaaattcatatacATAAATATCCTTTACAATAATTAATTATGCTAACACTTATTCCATAATAGACTTGGAATAGAAAGTTCATTATGTTCCCAATCATCATCTAAAATTTTAATGTGCAATAAGTTTAACGtaattaattatgtaaggaactataatattaaattatgtgAATTTAAGATTAAGCAACAATTGATTTAATATCTAATATTGAAATATTTAATAAGACCAATTTACGCATGTCTTATATGCATAGTTATTTACATATAAATAACtttctaaatatatatatataataccacAAGTGAAATAAAACAACAAAAATTTCATATTCATATCATATATATATTCacatcaaataaataaatttttttttcaatctctAATTCAATTAGAGATGTAAAATTCGAAAAGAAATTTAGaagctaaaattaattttaaataaagtcaattaaaactaattttaattgaattcatcaaaatattaattttagtttgtCCCGTAATTttagaaacaatttaattctATTTCCCAATCCAATTAGGAAATAttaattccaaaaaaaaaatttataattactatgattaattttaatgagatcaattaaaactaattttaattgaatttatcaaATTAATTGCCTAAAAAATGCCatttattttagaaaataaattttcctaaaataatatatattgaattaaataatttttaattcaatatatatttatCCAAAAGTCCTTTAATTAATTCTAGAAAttgatttataaaattaatattgaatttaacatatttaattcatgtTCTCATTGacccataatttttattttgtaaaaaaaattattttaataaaataaaattatgcgATTTTTACGTTTTGGTCATAAGAAGACAAATCACATTTACATACGGCACAACGTCATATTTATTCTATGCCTTCATATCGCACTTTaagcttatttttatttttctaggtACATATGGCTCTattgtcatttttcttttttctttttttttttcttttcatggaGCCATTTTTGGTTAAGTTGGCAAAAACCAACTAGTGCCATttttatgtgaaaaaaaaaaaaggataactcCTTTACGAGTTAACCCAAATGATGTTAAAAAATCATAAAATGCACTGAAAAAATCATAACACATTTTAATAAATACTAACACCTTAATCAAGTTTAAAAACTTCATAAACTAGGAAATAAATATTTAGGACGCTGATACtaatgaagaaaaattataaagacCCAACATATGAATTTAAATATATAGATCCTAACCTATGTTCATACAATCCCAAAATCTCcataatatttattttactagTGTTTCATGTAATCACATGAATAATATAATTTGTATAGATTAGCTTACAGTCTAAATGTATACTTTATTTACATAAACAAATTGTTGCACAACTTGTTTAAAATGAGAATCTCTAAGAATCAAGAATAAATTTATACTCATTTTTCCTTTTGTTACTCATTAAAAAATGTTTGTAAGGCTCTTACATATACTTACTCAAAGCGTGCTAACATTTTAGCTAAAAGTTGCATCACTTCTTGCATATAACTATTAAGAAAACTTGCATCTCCTCATGTAATTGTATCTTTTAACTAATATACATGACCTTTAAATTTTGCCACCTTTTGATAATTTATATGACTTTTGGATGTTGCCACTTTTTTTGCAATATATATGACTTTTTATACGGTTATTCTTGGTACTAATTTTAAGTCTAATAGATTCGGGTTGATCTACATGAATGACTCAAATCATATTTCTAACAACATAAGATGAGAACAAGGAAAGAGGGACACGAGAGGAAGGCTAGGGGCAAAGAGTTTTTGGAGTGACTGAACGAAGATTGAGGAGTATTTTGATGGTCTAAGGTAAAAGATAAGGGATTTTACAAAACGATTGTTTTATTCAAATTATTTAgttcgatttttaaaaatttgttgcttttaaaattaaatcaaatcaaataaataaaaaaataaaaataaaatccaaaacaaattttcatataaataaaaaccaaattttgaattgaattaatttaGTAAATTATTTTGGCATGCAACTAACTACTGCAAATACTAAAATTTATGGTCAGTTACATCAATTATCTCTTAATTTATGTGATTACTTCATTTCAGTATTAACTTTAattcattaaaataaaatcactcaattttattttttttttaaatttcatgacCTACAATAAAAGATTtctaaattaaaaagaataaaattattttttttacttttatagttaaattaattaataattattatgaataaaattattttactttaattaaatttattaatgaagttattaattatatatataatatttgttattaattaaaattcaatttataataatatgaaataatgataataataattttaaattttaaaataatattttattaatatataatatttcatccatattttaattttaatataagaataaaaataatatataataatttataaaattattttaattaaatatcaatttaatattaatttaaaaaaaaaaacatgaaaaCTGCTATAGCAAGAGActtttttaaaacaaaattaaatttgaaaaattttatcataataaattaaaatcgGCTCAAATAAAATAATCAAGATTTTTTTTTGCCCTTATCCCTGTTAAAAATAAAACTCCCGCAGGCCGTAGGGCTACCATATGTACGCGTGCGTTTTTCCAACGCACGAGTGTTACTCAGGAGAGGGAAACAAATAATCGCAATCGCAGGGAAGAATTGAAATCTAGGGATTCGAGGAGTTGTTTGAGAGATGTCGTATCTGCTTCCACACTTGCACTCAGGATGGGCTGTAGATCAGGCAATCTTGGTGGAGGAAGAGCGCCTCGTCGTCATCCGATTCGGCCACGACTGGGACGAGACTTGCATGCAGGTATAAACCCTCTCTTTTTTCATCTTCTCTCTTTGCCTCTCTTTGATTGTTACCGGAAATTCAACTTCTTTCAATCTCAAGTACCGATCAAACAACTTTTTTTGAATCTCAAGTACCGATCAAACAACTTTTTTTTATTGGAATTCGAATTTCTTGCATTTGTACTGTTCATTTTCCATTATTAAATGCCTAATTGTTGTGTTGATGTTATTCATCTCTCTTTAGAGTGATTTGGGGGCGTAGGATTGTGTGTAATTTTCTGAATTTTTTCTCCCCTCTTTTTATTGTCCGTCCCACAAtggttgtttggaattaaggttaCGGCGTAATAGTCATGGAAATGATTTGCTTTTCAACTATTTTCTTGTGGTAGTTTCCTCGTTACAGCTTTTTGGTTTTGGGTGATGTTTTATTCTCCTTTCAGCTGTCAAATGGGTTTAAGTGTTTAATTTGAGTGCATTTTGCTATAAGCTGATAAATTTTTGCTTCACAGGAATTGGACTTGACTTCGGTTCTCAATCTTTACGAGTTAACTGGAATTGCAAGATTATGCTTTTAGTTGAACTAACTAATATTTTGGCTTCGATGGAactgtttcttttattttgttgggTGACAATGTATCTGTTTCCTGGCTATCATGCTATATTCCTTTAATCTATGCATGTTGTTATCTGATGGGTTTGTACTTATTTAATGAACTGTTGTTGCATTGTTAGGTTGATTTCTTTATTAAAAATTGGGCTTTTCCATTTGAAAAATGTTTTTGAATGACCAACTCAATCTAAAAGTCTCTAATATCTGTGATAATATTTCCTCTCAAATTGGTTTTGTTGGTCTTATTTAGATGGATGAAGTGCTTGCATCAGTTGCTGAGACAATTAAGAACTTTGCTGTCATATATCTTGTGGACATCACTGAGGTGCCTGATTTCAACACAATGTATGAGTTGTATGATCCATCCACTGTCATGTTCTTCTTCAGAAACAAGCACATTATGATTGATCTTGGAACTGGAAATAACAACAAAATTAATTGGGCTCTCAAGGACAAGCAAGAGTTCATTGACATTATTGAGACTGTCTACCGTGGGGCAAGGAAGGGTCGTGGTTTGGTTATTGCTCCAAAAGATTACTCCACCAAGTACCGCTactaagtgtaagaaaaattattcATTGGACTATCCGACTATGTAAGAACCTGTGATCAAAACAATGTTTATGCATAAAACTTGGCTTCAGAAATTTGTAGATTGGAATTTCCTGGTTAACTAACTAGGAGTTTCTTATGatggtatgtttacattttttgcctTGTGTGCAGACAATGTATCTGACATTTATTTTGTGCTAGAACAGTGGAATTTTTGCttgttctattttttttataaattaattttaggtaATCTTATAGGATAAAGGATTGTTATTGTTGCTTCAAATATTCTTTGAAGTAGCTTGGGTGTAGTGCAGAACACATGCACTTCAGCTGTAAGAACAAGTCCTGGCACATAAAAGGGCTGACATTCTTGGCCATGCAGATGTTCCATGTAAAATTACGAAGAGCAGTAGATAGTTGATGTCTTGATGATTCGGTTGTATAAAAGATGGGAATGCATTATGCATTGTAATGTTAGGCTTTTGATCAGTGAGAGATATCTGCTCG
This sequence is a window from Hevea brasiliensis isolate MT/VB/25A 57/8 chromosome 10, ASM3005281v1, whole genome shotgun sequence. Protein-coding genes within it:
- the LOC110660208 gene encoding thioredoxin-like protein YLS8, with amino-acid sequence MSYLLPHLHSGWAVDQAILVEEERLVVIRFGHDWDETCMQMDEVLASVAETIKNFAVIYLVDITEVPDFNTMYELYDPSTVMFFFRNKHIMIDLGTGNNNKINWALKDKQEFIDIIETVYRGARKGRGLVIAPKDYSTKYRY